The DNA region CTCAAAGTGCAAATAAAAGTTGAGTGTGTAAAGTCCCTCAGAAGATAAGTCTCCTCTCTTTGCTGCACACAGCAAGAAGCATCGGTTCTAAATAATGTGCGTGAACAGTTCTTATAAAATTGGGAAAAGACATGAAGTCTCAAGGTGATAAaacatgttatgtttttttgaataggaaatgtaaaaaaaagggAACGTCTTACATGTCGTGTTCAATACAGATTCTTAAAAATCACATTGAAAGTCAAAATTTCCCTTAATCCCTTTCCAGATCTTGTAAAGATTTACCAAATATAAGGTTTTTCCAGAATCTGATTATGTGGAACAATGAGGAGTTTAAAAGAGTGCAGTGGGAGCATTATTAAGAATATTTAGATTGATATAATAGTACAATATTGATATGTATTTTTCCAATATTGAAACCGGTAAATATGATATTTTATGTGCGAAATTGCGAAGCGGAACGTTTAACGCAAATGGTCGGAATTGTGTGTGAGACGGACCGGAAATAGCGTGAGGTTACCGAAGTCTCTCCTGAAGGCTAGCGCCTGGTAAGTTTTCATTAAGCtcttttgcatgtttgttgtcCACTTTGTCACCGTTTTCTACCGACACATTGCCGTCCATCTGCCCTTTCAGCCGCCGTAACACGCAAACCAAACCACGCTGTGAAAAAACGttaattttaaacatttatttcacgTCCACCTCCAATGGCGGGAGCGTCCAGGAGCCTCATTGCTGCTGTAAGAGAGCGGTGCTCTGACGTATGTCCATGTTCACGGTTCATTCTTCAGCTTGTCTGACTGCGGACCCACAGCTTCACCGAACTCCATTCtaaaatcattcaattttataGCCTCTTTGTCTGTCGGTAACATACAGTTCATGCTGCGGAAATCAAGACACAAAACATAATATCACATTATATCACTTTAAACCAGAAAAAATCAACCCGAGTCATTTAGCAGATCGTTTTAGACACTAAGAGATGTTGGTCAGCAGTGGTGAAACGTAACTAAGTACATTAACTTCAGTACTGTacttaattatttattatttcttgcATATTTCAATGTAGCGCTGCTTTCCGcttctgctccactacatttcagagggagtCACTGTTCTTTTTACTCTACTACAATTATTTGATTAGTTGACCAGATTCTTAGTATTCTTGCATATCTGATCCCTTTTACTCATAATTTTGCTGactttttctattattttctgTCGTTAAATGTTGAGTcgccagtttattaggtacacctagctgAAGCTAAcacagtctaatacaacagctGTGCTGTTGCTTCCGTACATTTCTCCTGCCTTAAAGAGGTGTTTCCATCCCACACAGTCAATCAGTGATTTCTGTCCCCTTTGTTCACCTTTTTCAGATCAGTCCTGAGTCCTGAGTGGCTGTCTGTTTGCCCACCGCTtccctcagagctgcagcacagagaagatGTTGAGAAGTGCCTCAGCACAGGTGAGCATGTTCATAGAGCGAATCTATCATACTGGATATGTATGTCTCTATGTTTCAGCAAGGTGCACCCATGGAAACACAATccagagctctctctctccagagcgCGGGCTTGGCACACGAGCTCTGCTCCCTTCACCAAGTCAGTATCTTGATATTCGTCTGGCCTCTGATTCTCCCACAGATCTTCAGACAGGTGGTGAGACACCGGAGCTCAGAGACCAGCCTCATCCTGGAGAGATGTGAGTAAAACGTCTGTCGACTGTAAAAAGGATTTGACCTGAAGCAGAAGCACATCCTTGTCTATCCGCTCTAATAGCGGGTATGCCTGTGCCTTTATTCCAGCAATAAACCGGGTGCAGCTGTTAGGCCGAGTGGGTCAGGACCCGGTGATGAGACAGGTGGACGGCCGTAACCCTGTGACCATCTTCTCCGTAGCAACCAATGAAATGTGGCGCACCGGAGACGGAGAAATGACCTCAACAGGTACAGCGCAGGAAGTGACACTGATGAGCCTTCATTCCTGTTGAACGTGGACATATGTCGCTCAGTAAGAATGAGCCGAGAAGCTGATGCTTAGATATTATAATTACATTAGCTGTACATTGTACTGCAGAGCTGCGCCTTTGAAGTCTCATCTTCTGCCACTAGAGGTCAGCATAAGACCCTGACGTTTGTCTCAATGGACCGAACACATGATAGATTATTATTGTTGGATTTGAAGGTTTTAAATCACCATGCACAGCCTATGAATGTGAGTTATAAAACAGTAATGACCCTGAAGTATTCATTTCTGACCCGAATGCATCACTCACCGTTTAAAGCTGCGAATATAAGCGATGGGCCGAGCTGACAGTGATAAGAAATAACATTCAGTCATTCCAGTCGGCCTTCAGAGCGGCTGCATAGGCGTGACGGACGGAGCTGTTTCGATACACTCTTGATTTTATCATCTGATGCTGCAGCTAATGCTAGCCgtagatctgctgctgtcaatcTG from Chaetodon trifascialis isolate fChaTrf1 chromosome 22, fChaTrf1.hap1, whole genome shotgun sequence includes:
- the ssbp1 gene encoding single-stranded DNA-binding protein, mitochondrial — its product is MLRSASAQIFRQVVRHRSSETSLILERSINRVQLLGRVGQDPVMRQVDGRNPVTIFSVATNEMWRTGDGEMTSTGDISQKTTWHRVSVFKPGLRDVAYQYVKKGSRILVEGKLDYGEYVDKNQVRRQATTIIADNIVFLSDNIRDRT